A stretch of the Chiloscyllium plagiosum isolate BGI_BamShark_2017 chromosome 25, ASM401019v2, whole genome shotgun sequence genome encodes the following:
- the rplp0 gene encoding 60S acidic ribosomal protein P0 isoform X2: MQHIRMSLRGKAVVLMGKNTMMRKAIRGHLENNPALEKLLPHIRGNVGFVFTKEDLCEVRDLLLSNKVPAAARAGAIAPCEVTVPGQNTGLGPEKTSFFQALGITTKISRGTIEILSDVQLIKVGDKVGASEATLLNMLNISPFSYGLVIMQVYDNGSVYNPEVLDITEETLHKCFLNGVRNVASVCLEIGYPTIASIPHSIINGYKRVLSIAVETDYSFPLAEKVKAYLADPSAFVAPVVEDAPAAAKEEAKEVKKEESEESDDDMGFGLFD; the protein is encoded by the exons ATGCAACATATCCGGATGTCATTGCGTGGGAAGGCCGTTGTACTGATGGGCAAGAATACCATGATGCGCAAAGCTATCCGAGGTCATCTGGAGAACAATCCTGCTCTGGAAAA gCTTCTCCCACATATCCGTGGAAATGTTGGCTTTGTATTCACCAAGGAGGATTTGTGTGAAGTCCGTGACCTGCTGCTGTCCAACAAG GTGCCAGCTGCTGCACGTGCTGGTGCGATTGCCCCCTGTGAGGTTACTGTGCCGGGTCAAAACACAGGTTTAGGTCCCGAGAAGACCTCATTCTTCCAGGCTTTGGGCATCACTACCAAGATCTCCAGAGGTACCATTGAAATTTTG AGTGATGTACAACTCATCAAGGTTGGTGACAAGGTGGGAGCCAGTGAAGCCACACTGCTGAACATGTTGAACATCTCTCCCTTCTCCTACGGCTTGGTGATCATGCAAGTTTATGACAATGGCAGTGTGTACAACCCTGAGGTCCTGGATATCACTGAAGAAACTCTGCATAAATGTTTCCTGAAC GGCGTTCGCAACGTGGCCAGTGTGTGCTTAGAGATTGGTTATCCAACCATTGCCTCCATACCACACTCTATCATCAACGGCTACAAGAGGGTGCTGTCTATTGCTGTGGAGACAGACTACTCCTTTCCATTAGCTGAAAAG GTGAAGGCTTACCTGGCTGATCCCTCCGCCTTTGTGGCCCCTGTGGTTGAGGATGCTCCAGCTGCAGCCAAAGAGGAAGCGAAGGAGGTGAAGAAAGAAGAGTCTGAGGAATCGGATGATGATATGGGCTTTGGTTTGTTTGATTAA
- the rplp0 gene encoding 60S acidic ribosomal protein P0 isoform X1, with translation MPREDRATWKSNYFLKIIQLLDDYPKCFIVGADNVGSKQMQHIRMSLRGKAVVLMGKNTMMRKAIRGHLENNPALEKLLPHIRGNVGFVFTKEDLCEVRDLLLSNKVPAAARAGAIAPCEVTVPGQNTGLGPEKTSFFQALGITTKISRGTIEILSDVQLIKVGDKVGASEATLLNMLNISPFSYGLVIMQVYDNGSVYNPEVLDITEETLHKCFLNGVRNVASVCLEIGYPTIASIPHSIINGYKRVLSIAVETDYSFPLAEKVKAYLADPSAFVAPVVEDAPAAAKEEAKEVKKEESEESDDDMGFGLFD, from the exons CAACTGTTGGATGACTATCCAAAGTGCTTCATTGTTGGTGCAGACAATGTTGGATCCAAACAAATGCAACATATCCGGATGTCATTGCGTGGGAAGGCCGTTGTACTGATGGGCAAGAATACCATGATGCGCAAAGCTATCCGAGGTCATCTGGAGAACAATCCTGCTCTGGAAAA gCTTCTCCCACATATCCGTGGAAATGTTGGCTTTGTATTCACCAAGGAGGATTTGTGTGAAGTCCGTGACCTGCTGCTGTCCAACAAG GTGCCAGCTGCTGCACGTGCTGGTGCGATTGCCCCCTGTGAGGTTACTGTGCCGGGTCAAAACACAGGTTTAGGTCCCGAGAAGACCTCATTCTTCCAGGCTTTGGGCATCACTACCAAGATCTCCAGAGGTACCATTGAAATTTTG AGTGATGTACAACTCATCAAGGTTGGTGACAAGGTGGGAGCCAGTGAAGCCACACTGCTGAACATGTTGAACATCTCTCCCTTCTCCTACGGCTTGGTGATCATGCAAGTTTATGACAATGGCAGTGTGTACAACCCTGAGGTCCTGGATATCACTGAAGAAACTCTGCATAAATGTTTCCTGAAC GGCGTTCGCAACGTGGCCAGTGTGTGCTTAGAGATTGGTTATCCAACCATTGCCTCCATACCACACTCTATCATCAACGGCTACAAGAGGGTGCTGTCTATTGCTGTGGAGACAGACTACTCCTTTCCATTAGCTGAAAAG GTGAAGGCTTACCTGGCTGATCCCTCCGCCTTTGTGGCCCCTGTGGTTGAGGATGCTCCAGCTGCAGCCAAAGAGGAAGCGAAGGAGGTGAAGAAAGAAGAGTCTGAGGAATCGGATGATGATATGGGCTTTGGTTTGTTTGATTAA